From Gracilinanus agilis isolate LMUSP501 unplaced genomic scaffold, AgileGrace unplaced_scaffold23272, whole genome shotgun sequence:
ccccccacctctggCTGGGTGGGACTCCGGCCTCTGCCCTGGGCCACAGGCCTCCTGGGCACCCGGAGTCACGCGGGCTGGGCAATGACCCCTCGGGCCTTTTCCCGGGCTCCAGGCCAGTGGAGAGCTTGGCCCGGCCTCGCCTGGCCCCCTTCTCCTCGGGGCTGTCCTCAGGGGCTAAAGGGCGCCCGAAGCCTCCCCGAGGCAGGGCCTTCGGAATGGCCAGGCACAGGGAAGGAGTGTTCCCGCCTGTCCGGGCCTCCTGGGGTCACGGCCGGACCTCTTCACCCAAGCTAGGCCGGCCCCGGAGCTCCTGCCAGCCCTCGGCCAATCAGGAGGCTCACTGGAGAGCGCAGGCGgacacccccccctccccccactggtCTTCTTCCCCGACGGGGGTCGGGTCTTGTTCCCACCATCGGGAGGCCCCCCCAGCCTCCTCACACCGCCGCCGCCTTCTCCTTGGACAGGTTCCGGGGCTCCCTGCTCGGGGTACACCAGTCGTCGGCGGCCAGGCTGGTCTGGTAGTGTTTGAAGGCCGACTTGTTGAACACTGGGAGCTTCTCCACCGACTCGGAGGACAGCGCCTGCAGGCCGAAGAGCAGGCCCGACGGGCTCCTTCGTGTGGTCACCCCCCAGGGCTCGGAGCAGGAGGCGCGCAAGGCCCGCCCGCCCTCGAGGTCTACACCAGCTCCGGGGGAGCCCTGGATGCGGGTACTCCCCCCCCCCCTGCCGGGGCGAACCACCCTCAGTAGACCAGAGGAGGCCTCCCGCGGGACCCTGGACTTCTGCTCTTCAGATCCGATGGTACCCACTGGGCCGGCCTCCTCTTTGTCCCCGTCTCCGCCCCCGCCGGGCAGGCTGGCCCTCTCGGAGAGGCTCCCACGTCCCGTGGGTGGCGGCGGCGCCCCTACCTTTAGGTAGATGATGGCGTCTGTTCCGTATCCGGACAGCGAATAGAGATTCAGGTCCCCCTGGAAGTACTTGGCATAGAGACGGGAAATGGGCAAGCCGTATCCGAATCCGGCCTGCAGCGGGCAGAGAGAAAGCGGGGCTGGGGGCTGGCCTTCCCCACAGAACCGCCCTCGGTCTAACCGGGGGAGCGGAAAGGCTTGGCTAGCCAGAGCACAGCGGGCTTCCCCTGCCTGCCCCGCCCCTTCCGCCGCAGAGCCGCTTCTTACCAAAGGCGCGTTCCGGGAATTGTCCATCACAGGCGTCGGGGCCGTGGAGTAGGTGTAGCTGAAGAGGCGGTCGATTATTCTCAGGGGAACGCCGCCCCCTCGGTCGGAAATCTGCCCGGAGGAGGCCAAGCGTCAACAGCCACCTCCAGAGCCCCGCCCCCACCTGAGCGCCGTCAGACACCATTGGCTGGGCTTGGCTCcgccccccgccccgcccccagaCCCCAAGAAGAGGCCCCCAGCTTGCCCTGATGGTCAGGTCTTCCTTCCCGAGGACCACCGTCACGTCGATGGGCGTGAGGGAGGGCTGGCTCTCCTGGTGCTCCACTGTGGCCCTCATGGCATTCTAGGGGGACAACGAGGGGCCCTTGAAACTCCCGGGGAGTCAGCCAAGCACCGCTGGCCAGGGAGGCCCCTCCCGGGCTCCGCCTGCCGGGCCTCTTTTTAGCCCGAAGCCCAGCGGCCAGGAGGCTGGGAGCGCAGGAGGCAGCGCGCTCTCCCCCCATGGTCCTCCGCGGGCGGGCAAAGATGGGGCCTCTCCCCGCCCCAGCCCCCAGGCCCTCGGGCACTTTAGGGGCTGCGGCCCTGGGGAGCACGGGGGCGGCCGCGAGCCTCACCTTAAAGAGCTCGAACAGCATGTGGTGAAGGTGGGAGGGGACGTAGACGATGTGGATGGGCTGCCCCGGGCCCTTCCCTGGGAAGGAGGAAAGGCACGCGTGTGAGGGCGGCGCGAGGACACCTTGTTCCAGTCATCTGACTGCCTGGCCACAAAGTCCGGGCTGAGCCCTCGGGCCAATCTGGAGCTCCTTCCGCTTTGGGGATTCTGAGGGCGCTAAGCCGGGGGCTCAGAGCTAACGGCTGTCTCCAAGGCCAggcccttggggggggggggggcaggagggaggagagagtaaaTGCTGCGCTGATCTCGGTCAGCGAAGGCCTGGCTGGGCTCCTCTAAGCCAGGGGCCAGCAGGCTCTGGGCAGCCCCAGCCTTCCCTTCTCGCCCGGACTTTGGCCTCACGTGGCCGGACCTGCTCCAGAGTCGCGCTGGGTGAAGCCCCTGGAAATCTAGTCGGGTCACAGGCTGGCCCGCCCCTCCCCCAGGCCTCCAGAGAAGGGGGCGGGGCCCCGCGGGGGGGGGCGGGGCGTTACCATTCACTTGGGTCAGCTTCAGCTCCGGAGACACGAGGTAATACTGGTCGCACAGCATGCGGGCGCTCTCGTAGGCATCTGGAACCCGAGTGGCCTCACTTTATTTTCAGGAAGGCGCCAAGGGAGGCGCTTTCCGTCATTTCATCCGGAGCCTCGGCCTTAGCAATGGGGGGCGTCCGGggaggaagtggctgaagccggccTGGAACCCCCGCCCTCCCGCCTCTCTCCCGGGGGCCACCCGGCTGCCCCGGACCCAGCC
This genomic window contains:
- the LOC123254490 gene encoding pyruvate dehydrogenase (acetyl-transferring) kinase isozyme 4, mitochondrial-like is translated as PASAAQAPPTLVSPVLIFGESKTGNPSHIGSIDPHCDVVAVVQDAYESARMLCDQYYLVSPELKLTQVNGKGPGQPIHIVYVPSHLHHMLFELFKNAMRATVEHQESQPSLTPIDVTVVLGKEDLTIRISDRGGGVPLRIIDRLFSYTYSTAPTPVMDNSRNAPLAGFGYGLPISRLYAKYFQGDLNLYSLSGYGTDAIIYLKALSSESVEKLPVFNKSAFKHYQTSLAADDWCTPSREPRNLSKEKAAAV